In Cheilinus undulatus linkage group 16, ASM1832078v1, whole genome shotgun sequence, one DNA window encodes the following:
- the LOC121524163 gene encoding replication protein A 32 kDa subunit-like, whose protein sequence is MWNQACIQSPAGTSSHKAVISKRAFLQILPCTVSQLLSASQVSSDSFAIGDLELNQLSVVGVIRGYAPFVTNVQYSLDDMTGPPLNVKQWVNSEDGAVINFASPGTYVKVIGSLRSFEGQRSFLAMDVRCITDLNEITSHMLEVVQAHMKLSGKAYDVNMNITAALSSNNGKPPEGILQNSLSSIRAQVLKVIRRYSICFEGISFNELKRHLDHLSVTDIRTSLAVLIDEGHVFSTIDDHHFKSTTH, encoded by the exons ATGTGGAATCAAG CCTGCATTCAGTCTCCTGCTGGGACTAGCAGCCACAAAGCAGTGATATCAAAG AGGGCTTTTCTTCAGATTTTACCATGCACGGTGTCTCAGCTGCTGTCTGCTTCACAAGTCAGCAGTGATTCTTTTGCCATAGGTGACTTGGAACTCAACCAG CTGTCAGTCGTGGGTGTTATCAGAGGATATGCTCCCTTTGTGACAAACGTCCAGTACTCTTTGGACGACATGACGGGTCCACCTTTAAATGTGAAACAGTGGGTCAACTCAGAG GATGGTGCTGTGATAAATTTTGCTTCTCCTGGTACTTATGTAAAGGTGATTGGAAGTCTTCGCAGTTTTGAG GGTCAGAGATCATTCTTGGCGATGGATGTTCGGTGCATCACAGACCTGAACGAGATCACATCCCACATGTTGGAAGTGGTACAGGCTCATATGAAGCTGTCTGGAAAG GCATACGATGTGAACATGAATATCACTGCTGCATTGTCCTCTAATAATGGTAAACCTCCTGAAGGCATCTTACAAAACAGTCTGTCCTCCATCCGGGCTCAG gtCTTGAAAGTCATCAGGAGGTATTCTATCTGCTTTGAAGGCATCAGTTTCAATGAACTGAAGAGACACCTGGATCATCTCTCTGTGACAGATATAAG AACTTCACTGGCAGTTTTGATTGATGAAGGTCACGTCTTCTCCACCATTGATGATCATCATTTCAAGTCAACAACACACTAG